A single window of Betta splendens chromosome 11, fBetSpl5.4, whole genome shotgun sequence DNA harbors:
- the LOC114866306 gene encoding probable thiopurine S-methyltransferase isoform X3, with translation MNNSETFKRLSITKKVPLCRLFSVACSCTRTNLNMLAAQADRVMELGEWEERWQENRIGFHQPHIHKLLEKNVDQLFAGRTGVCCFFPLCGKALDMKWVADLGHSVVGVEISEKAIRQFFEENKLAYREEPVPAIPGAKVFKSSEKNITLYQCDLYSFSSSFEGKFGAIWDRGSLVAINPGDREKYASLIISLMAKDCRYLLDTFLYNPELFKGPPFLVPNEQVHSLFGESCDIELLQSVDSFTDKHRAWGVDYLTENMHLLTLKSN, from the exons ATGAACAACTCCGAAACGTTTAAACGATTATCTATCACGAAGAAAG TTCCCCTCTGTCGGCTCTTTTCTGTTGCCTGCAGTTGTACACGGACAAACTTAAACATGCTGGCAGCTCAGGCAGATCGGGTCATGGAACTTGGAGAATGGGAGGAGCGCTGGCAGGAAAACAGAATTGGGTTCCATCAACCTCATATACACAA attaCTGGAGAAAAATGTCGATCAACTCTTTGCTGGACGGACGGGAGTTTGCTGCTTCTTCCCTCTTTGTGGCAAAGCTCTGGATATGAAATG GGTAGCTGATTTGGGCCATTCAGTGGTCGGCGTGGAAATATCTGAAAAGGCTATTAGACAGTTCTTTGAGGAGAACAAGTTGGCCTACAGGGAGGAACCGGTCCCTGCCATCCCTGGAGCCAAGGTTTTTAAG AGTTCAGAGAAAAACATCACCCTGTATCAGTGTGACCTGTACAGCTTCTCTAG TTCCTTCGAGGGTAAGTTTGGAGCCATTTGGGACAGAGGCTCTCTAGTGGCAATCAACCCAGGAGACAGAGAAAA GTACGCGTCACTTATCATTTCTCTCATGGCCAAAGACTGCAGATACCTGCTGGACACCTTCCTGTACAATCCGGAGTTATTTAAGG GTCCACCGTTTCTTGTGCCTAATGAGCAAGTACACAGTCTGTTTG GTGAGAGCTGCGATATCGAGCTGCTGCAGTCAGTGGATTccttcacagacaaacacagagcctGGGGGGTGGACTACCTGACTGAAAACATGCACCTCCTTACACTGAAGAGCAACTGA
- the LOC114866306 gene encoding probable thiopurine S-methyltransferase isoform X2, protein MNNSETFKRLSITKKVVPLCRLFSVACSCTRTNLNMLAAQADRVMELGEWEERWQENRIGFHQPHIHKLLEKNVDQLFAGRTGVCCFFPLCGKALDMKWVADLGHSVVGVEISEKAIRQFFEENKLAYREEPVPAIPGAKVFKSSEKNITLYQCDLYSFSSSFEGKFGAIWDRGSLVAINPGDREKYASLIISLMAKDCRYLLDTFLYNPELFKGPPFLVPNEQVHSLFGESCDIELLQSVDSFTDKHRAWGVDYLTENMHLLTLKSN, encoded by the exons ATGAACAACTCCGAAACGTTTAAACGATTATCTATCACGAAGAAAG TAGTTCCCCTCTGTCGGCTCTTTTCTGTTGCCTGCAGTTGTACACGGACAAACTTAAACATGCTGGCAGCTCAGGCAGATCGGGTCATGGAACTTGGAGAATGGGAGGAGCGCTGGCAGGAAAACAGAATTGGGTTCCATCAACCTCATATACACAA attaCTGGAGAAAAATGTCGATCAACTCTTTGCTGGACGGACGGGAGTTTGCTGCTTCTTCCCTCTTTGTGGCAAAGCTCTGGATATGAAATG GGTAGCTGATTTGGGCCATTCAGTGGTCGGCGTGGAAATATCTGAAAAGGCTATTAGACAGTTCTTTGAGGAGAACAAGTTGGCCTACAGGGAGGAACCGGTCCCTGCCATCCCTGGAGCCAAGGTTTTTAAG AGTTCAGAGAAAAACATCACCCTGTATCAGTGTGACCTGTACAGCTTCTCTAG TTCCTTCGAGGGTAAGTTTGGAGCCATTTGGGACAGAGGCTCTCTAGTGGCAATCAACCCAGGAGACAGAGAAAA GTACGCGTCACTTATCATTTCTCTCATGGCCAAAGACTGCAGATACCTGCTGGACACCTTCCTGTACAATCCGGAGTTATTTAAGG GTCCACCGTTTCTTGTGCCTAATGAGCAAGTACACAGTCTGTTTG GTGAGAGCTGCGATATCGAGCTGCTGCAGTCAGTGGATTccttcacagacaaacacagagcctGGGGGGTGGACTACCTGACTGAAAACATGCACCTCCTTACACTGAAGAGCAACTGA
- the LOC114866306 gene encoding probable thiopurine S-methyltransferase isoform X4 has product MLAAQADRVMELGEWEERWQENRIGFHQPHIHKLLEKNVDQLFAGRTGVCCFFPLCGKALDMKWVADLGHSVVGVEISEKAIRQFFEENKLAYREEPVPAIPGAKVFKSSEKNITLYQCDLYSFSSSFEGKFGAIWDRGSLVAINPGDREKYASLIISLMAKDCRYLLDTFLYNPELFKGPPFLVPNEQVHSLFGESCDIELLQSVDSFTDKHRAWGVDYLTENMHLLTLKSN; this is encoded by the exons ATGCTGGCAGCTCAGGCAGATCGGGTCATGGAACTTGGAGAATGGGAGGAGCGCTGGCAGGAAAACAGAATTGGGTTCCATCAACCTCATATACACAA attaCTGGAGAAAAATGTCGATCAACTCTTTGCTGGACGGACGGGAGTTTGCTGCTTCTTCCCTCTTTGTGGCAAAGCTCTGGATATGAAATG GGTAGCTGATTTGGGCCATTCAGTGGTCGGCGTGGAAATATCTGAAAAGGCTATTAGACAGTTCTTTGAGGAGAACAAGTTGGCCTACAGGGAGGAACCGGTCCCTGCCATCCCTGGAGCCAAGGTTTTTAAG AGTTCAGAGAAAAACATCACCCTGTATCAGTGTGACCTGTACAGCTTCTCTAG TTCCTTCGAGGGTAAGTTTGGAGCCATTTGGGACAGAGGCTCTCTAGTGGCAATCAACCCAGGAGACAGAGAAAA GTACGCGTCACTTATCATTTCTCTCATGGCCAAAGACTGCAGATACCTGCTGGACACCTTCCTGTACAATCCGGAGTTATTTAAGG GTCCACCGTTTCTTGTGCCTAATGAGCAAGTACACAGTCTGTTTG GTGAGAGCTGCGATATCGAGCTGCTGCAGTCAGTGGATTccttcacagacaaacacagagcctGGGGGGTGGACTACCTGACTGAAAACATGCACCTCCTTACACTGAAGAGCAACTGA
- the LOC114866306 gene encoding probable thiopurine S-methyltransferase isoform X1 translates to MHTSLCNKTFDLMPVCSPCHCSPVEPETPVILSRCFRTKCTLTLFNLLTLFSSVVPLCRLFSVACSCTRTNLNMLAAQADRVMELGEWEERWQENRIGFHQPHIHKLLEKNVDQLFAGRTGVCCFFPLCGKALDMKWVADLGHSVVGVEISEKAIRQFFEENKLAYREEPVPAIPGAKVFKSSEKNITLYQCDLYSFSSSFEGKFGAIWDRGSLVAINPGDREKYASLIISLMAKDCRYLLDTFLYNPELFKGPPFLVPNEQVHSLFGESCDIELLQSVDSFTDKHRAWGVDYLTENMHLLTLKSN, encoded by the exons ATGCACACATCGCTCTGTAATAAGACCTTTGACCTCATGCCTGTCTGCTCACCTTGCCACTGTTCCCCAGTTGAGCCAGAAACACCAGTCATTCTCAGTCGCTGTTTTAGAACCAAATGCACTTTGACGCTGTTCAACTTATTGACGCTGTTCTCTTCAGTAGTTCCCCTCTGTCGGCTCTTTTCTGTTGCCTGCAGTTGTACACGGACAAACTTAAACATGCTGGCAGCTCAGGCAGATCGGGTCATGGAACTTGGAGAATGGGAGGAGCGCTGGCAGGAAAACAGAATTGGGTTCCATCAACCTCATATACACAA attaCTGGAGAAAAATGTCGATCAACTCTTTGCTGGACGGACGGGAGTTTGCTGCTTCTTCCCTCTTTGTGGCAAAGCTCTGGATATGAAATG GGTAGCTGATTTGGGCCATTCAGTGGTCGGCGTGGAAATATCTGAAAAGGCTATTAGACAGTTCTTTGAGGAGAACAAGTTGGCCTACAGGGAGGAACCGGTCCCTGCCATCCCTGGAGCCAAGGTTTTTAAG AGTTCAGAGAAAAACATCACCCTGTATCAGTGTGACCTGTACAGCTTCTCTAG TTCCTTCGAGGGTAAGTTTGGAGCCATTTGGGACAGAGGCTCTCTAGTGGCAATCAACCCAGGAGACAGAGAAAA GTACGCGTCACTTATCATTTCTCTCATGGCCAAAGACTGCAGATACCTGCTGGACACCTTCCTGTACAATCCGGAGTTATTTAAGG GTCCACCGTTTCTTGTGCCTAATGAGCAAGTACACAGTCTGTTTG GTGAGAGCTGCGATATCGAGCTGCTGCAGTCAGTGGATTccttcacagacaaacacagagcctGGGGGGTGGACTACCTGACTGAAAACATGCACCTCCTTACACTGAAGAGCAACTGA